The Kribbella sp. HUAS MG21 genome includes the window CAACGGCGCGTCCGGGTCGGGATTGGCGCCGTACAGGTCGCCGTCGAGCTCGCCGGACCGGTACCCGAGCCACACCTCCGCCGCCGACGTGAACGGGCCGGCCGGCATGTCCGACACGTTGAACGTGAACCGCGGATCGGCCGGGTCCATCTCGGCGTCGATCATCACCCAGCGGTCGCCGTTCCAGTACTCGGCGACGACGTGGTCGTGGTTGAAGCCCTCGGCGAAGTAGTTGCCGAACCCGATCCGGCTGCGCGCGGGGATCCCCTTGTGCCGCAGGGCCGACACGAACATCAGGGTGTAGTCGCGGCAGCATCCGACGACCCGGTCGACCGGCTCGCGCGGCACCGCGAGCGCCGTACCGTTGCGCTTCTGGTCCGTGGCGAGGATCGCCGACACCCAGCGGCTGTCGATCTCGGCGAGGCGTTCGCCGGTGAACTCGATGCCGCCGGCACGGTAGTGGATCAGCAGGTTGCGGACGACCGCGGCGATCTCGGTGACGTCGTCCGGCAGCGCGTCGAAGAGACCGGCGTGTACGCCGGGATCGCTGAAGCGGGTCTGTATCGCGTAGTCCATCACAGGGTCCTCTCGAGAACGGGCAGAGCGATGTCGACGGCCGGTTCGTCGCGGGGGAGCAGGTGGCAGTCCGGGCGGTAGACCTCCCGCGGTGGACCTGCCTCGGGTACGCCGGACGCGCGCACGAAGTCCTGGACGAGGTCGTACGCGAGCATGATCCGCGGGTACGCGCACTCGTCCATCGTGATCGTGCAGTACGCCTCCCGGTGGGCCGGCTCGACGCGGATCCCGATCCGGCCGGACGGGTCCACGAGCCCGTCGAACGGGACGCACACCTCGACCGTCGCCTCGCCCTCCGGCGTGACCGCGCCGTGGTAGATCACCCACGATCCGACGGTCGCCGCCGCGCCGGCGCCTTGCAGGTACGACACGATCTCGTCGGTGCAGGTCACGATCACGCCGATCAGCGACTGCTGGTCGGTGTCCTCCCGGATCGAGGCGATCTTCGTCGCCGGCACGTCCCGGGTCAGCACCGGGCGTGGTGCGAGTCCCGTCGTACCGGAGCGGGAGAGGCGGTCGCGCAGGTAGCCCAGCGTCGCGCGGCGCGCGGCCGTGGTCGCCTCCTCGGCTGCCCACCACCGGCCGAGCCGGATCAGCGCCTCCTCATCGGTCCCCTCGAGGATCTCCGCGATCGTGGTCAGCGGGATGTCCAGCTGCCGCATGACACTGATCCGCCGGGCCCGCTCGAGCTGCGTCTCGTCGTACCAGCGGTAGCCGTTCGCCGGGTCGACCTGCGCCGGAGCCAGCAGCCCCGACACGTCGTACAGCCGCAGCGCCTTCTGCGAAAGCCCCGCCCGCCGCCCGAACTCACTGATCGTCAACACGCGCCCATCACACCCCCTGCCCCTGGGGCAAGGTAAAGGGGAACGCCTTGACGTCCGGTTCCACCCAGCCGTGCCGTGCGGCCGGCGACGCCAGAACGCGAGAGCTGTAGAACCTCGTCAGCAGCCGTTTGTCGAGCAGGCCCGGGTTCCGGTGCACCAGTTCGTCGAAGCTCTCACCGGGCACCTCGGCCATGTGGTACGCCGTCAGCTCGACCCAGGCCCGGCTCACGGTCGCGTTGTACTTCTGCGGCGCTCCTGCGTACCGCGCCGTGCGCTGGATCCCGTCGCTGATCAGTTCCACCGCGCGCTCCGTGCCACACCGCCGTACGGCGAGCCAGGTCAGCCGCACGTGCTCACGATGCCCGAACCGCTCGGAGGTCGACATCACCTCACCCATCAGCTCGTCGAACACGTTCACGCCTCCGCCAACGCACTCAACACCCGCCGAGCCTGCTTCACCTGACTCACCGGCACAGGCCCCAACGCCCGCGCCTCCACCGCCTTGAAGGCCTTCACCACCCGCTCGGCGGCCTTTGCCCCGTCCGCCGTCAGGGAGATCTCCACCGCCCGCCGGTCCCCGGCCCGGGCGGCGCGGGCCAGCAGGCCCTTGTCCAGGAGCCGATCGAGAACGCCGGTCAACGTCGTCGGCCGCACACCCGCCGCAACCCCGATCTCAGACACCGTCCGCGGCTGCCCATCCGCCAGATTCGCCAGCACGTTCAGCTCAGAAGCCGACAACCTGAGGTCGGCCAGCTCCGTCGCAAGCACCTGCAACGTCACATGCGTCGCCCGCTGCAACAACACCAGCAACAACTCATCACTTTCCACGGATCCAGATTATCCGGATCCGTAGTATCCGTCGCCGAGTTTTCCTCAGGTGGTGCGGACAGTGGTGGGCAGAGCGGCGAGGAGGGCGTCGGCGTGCCGGCGGTAGCCGAGGTTGTTGGGGTGGAACGCGTCGGGGGCGAGCATGCCTCGCCAGGGTGGGCGGGCGTACTTCGAGACCTCGGCGACCGGCAGACCGCGAGAGGTGGCGGTGGTGTTGATCAGCTGGTTGATGCCGGAGACGTACGGGCTGACCGCGCCGCCCACGCGCCAGAAGCGGTCGGGGACGGTCAGGTCCATCACTACCGAGGAGGAGGGAAGCCGGTCGATCACCTGACGGAGGTGGTCGCGGAAGCGCTTCGGCGGCGTCGCGAGGATGTCGTTGTTGCCGATGCCGCAGGTCACCAGAGACGGCGTCAGACCATCCAGCAACGGCAGCTGGTCCTCCAGCACGTGCCGCGTCTGCGCACCGGACCGCGACAGGTTCAGCACGCGCCAAGGCGTCCCCTTGCGGCGTAACGCGTTCAGCACCTGTCCGACGTACCCATGCAGCGGAGACGACGCCCCGAGGCCCTGCGCCGTCGAGTCGCCCAGGACGACCCACAGCGGTCCGTCGGCGGTCAGCGCGACTGTGTTCTGCTGCGTCCAGTACTCCGCGTACGTCCGTGCCTGGACGTCGACGTACGCCACGCCGTCCACCCATCGCTGGATCGCCAGCCGCGAGCTGGTCCGCTCCGCCTCGCCCCAACGCATGATCGCGCGGTGCAGCGCCCCGATCGGAGTGGTTCGCTCCCGCGTGACCGGGCCACGACGCAGCAAGAACATCGGTCCCCCCCAGAGATGAACAGAAGGTGACCGCCGAATGTACAAGGCGAAGGTTAACAACCTCAGAGAGCGCGCAGCAGCACCAGGCACCGCGGCGCGAGCGGCACCGTCGCGCCGGCCTCCACCTCGGTCACCATGCTGTTGCTGGTGTCCAGCACGACCTCGTACGCCGGTGCCCACGAAGCGTCCGGTACGACGACGTTCCGGGTCTCCGGGGTCGCGTTCAGCGCGAGCAGGAACGAGCTGTCGGTCAGCGCGTTGCCCTCCGCGTCGGTCGCCCGCAACGCGTCCCCGCGCAGGAACATCCCGATCGTCCGCAGGTTCCCGTCGAACCAGTCCGCGTCGGTCATCTCGCCACCGTGCGGCGCGATCCACGACAGGTCCTTGCGGCCACCCGGTACGACGGGCTGCCCGGAGAAGTAGTGCCACTGCCGCAGCGCCGGATGTGCGGCCCGCAACGCCAGGAGCTTCTTCGTCAGCTCCAAGTGATCGGACCAGGCGGCCGGCAACGACCAGTCGAACCAGGAGATCTCGCTGTCCTGGCAGTACGCGTTGTTGTTGCCGTGCTGCGTCCGCCCGCACTCGTCCCCGGCGGTGAGCATCGGCACGCCGGTGGACAGGATCAGCGTCGACATCAGGTTCGCCATCTGCCGCTTGCGCAGCGCGATCACCTGCCGGTCGTCGGTCTCGCCCTCGACGCCGCAGTTCCAGGACCGGTTGTCGTCGGTGCCGTCCCGGTTGTCCTCGTGGTTCGCCTCGTTGTGCTTGTGGTCGTAGCTGACCAGGTCCCGCAGCGTGAACCCGTCGTGCGCGGTGACGAAGTTGATCGACGCGTACGGGTAGCGCCCGTCGTCGCCGTACAGGTCGCTGGAACCCGACAGGCGATAGGCGAGGTCCTTCACCCCGTCGGAGGTGTTCCGCCAGACGTCGCGGACGCTGTCGCGGAACTTGCCGTTCCATTCCGACCACGGCGGCCCGAAGTTGCCCACCTGGTACCCGAACGGCCCGACGTCCCACGGCTCCGCGATCAGCTTCACCCGGCCGAGCACCGGATCCGCCGCGACCTCGGCCAGGAACGGGTGGTCCGGGATGTCGACCTCGTGCCGCTCGTTGCGCACCAGCGTCACCGCCAGGTCGAACCGGAACCCGTCGACGCCCATCTCCTCGACCCAGTAGCGCAGCGAGTCCATCACGAGCCGCCGTACCTGCGGGTGCGAGGTGTCGATCGAGTTGCCGGTGCCGGTGACGTCGTACATCGCCGCGCCCTGGCCGATCCGGTAGTAGGCGCGGTTGTCGATGCCGCGGAAGCTCAGCGTCGGCCCGTCGAAGCCGCCCTCGGCGGTGTGGTTGTAGACCACGTCCAGGATCACTTCGATGCCCTCGGCATGGAACGCGGCGACCATCGCCTTGAACTCGGCCACCTGTTCGCCCCGCGAACCGGACGACGAGTACGGCGCGTGCGGCGCGAAGAACCCGAGCGTGTTGTAACCCCAGTAGTTCGGCAGTCCGCGCGCCGCGATCGCCGGCTCGGTGAGGAAGTGGTGGATCGGCAGCAGCTCGACCGACGTGACGCCGAGCTCCGTCAGATACTTGATCACCGACGGATGCGCGAGTCCGGCGTACGTCCCGCGCTGGTGCTCGGGTACGTCGGGATGCAGCTTGGTGAACCCCTTCGTGTGGAGCTCGTAGATGACCGTCTCGCCCCAGTGCACCGGCTTGCTGATCGGCGGCGGCGGCGCGGAGTCCGCGACCACCACGCCGACCGGGACGTGCCCGGCCGAGTCGCCGTCGGAGGAGTCGTAGATGAGCGGGCTGCCGAAGTCCAGCGCGCCGTCGATCGCCCGCGCGTACGGGTCGAGGACCAGCTTCGACGGGTTGAACCGCAGCCCGTGCGACGGGTCGAACGGGCCGTGCACGCGGTACCCGTACCGCTGGCCGGCACCGACGCCCGGGACGAACCCGGTCCAGAACTCGCCGGTGTGGGTGAGGTCGAGGTTGCGCTGGCTGCCGTCGTCCGCGATCAGCGCGAGCTCGACGCGTTCCGCGGCCGGCGCCCACAGGGTGAAGGTGGTCCCGCCGGTCTGGACCACTGCGCCGGGACGCAGGCCGGTGTCGGGGGACAGGCCGGGCGCGCTCGGGGCGGCGGTCGCTTCTTTCACCGGCACATTCTGCACAGGTCGTTGCGAGTTCACGATACTGAGGTGGTTGTGTGCGTGAGACGGTAGTTGCGAACGCCTCTGCGCAGTGATACGCAAGGACCGTTACTAATTTACCCATCCCCAGGGGAACACATGTCGGAAGAGTTGGCCGGTCTGACCGTCGGTCTGATCGGCGCGGGCAACATCTCGCGCGTCCACGCCGCGTCCTGGAAGGCCGTGGGCGCGCGCGTCCTGGTCTACTCCCTCGAGGGCGCCGAGGCGCTGGCGGAGCAGTACGGGCTGGAGGTCGTGCAGACACTGGACGGCGTGCTGGCCGAGGCCGAGTTCGTCGACATCGTCACGCCGTCGGCGACGCACAAGGAGATCGCGCTGGCCGCGATCAAGGCGGGCAAGAACGTGATCTGCGAGAAGCCGCTGACGCTCACCGCGGCCGACTCGCACGAGGTGATCGACGCGGCCGCGGCGGCCGGCGTCCAGCTGTACCCGGCGCACGTGGTGCGGTTCTTCCCGGCGTACAAGGCGGCGTACGACGCGATCCAGGCCGGCCGGATCGGTGAGGTCGCGGTGGCGCGCTTCTACCGGCAGGCGTCCTCGCCGGCCGGTGCGGGCTGGTACCGCGAGGTGGCCCGGTCGGGCGGCGTGATCATGGACCTGATGGTGCACGACCTCGACCAGGCCCGCTGGCTGTGCGGCGAGGTCACCACGGTGTACGCCGTGCAGAACCCGCCGACCGTCGACGGCGTCAGCCCGGTCAACGTGGCGGCGCACGTGACGCTCACGCACGAGTCCGGCGCGATCAGCCACTGCCGCGCGACCTGGGGCGCGACCGGTACGACGTTCCAGACCGGCTTCTCGGTCGCGGGCGACAAGGGCGTGCTGAAGTTCACGTCGGAGGGCAACACCGGCTACAAGGAGGAGCTGCAGAACGGCGCGACCGCCGGTGACCTGCTGATCCCCGAGTCGTCGCTGGGGGAGAGCCCCTACCTCACGCAGCTGCGGGAGTTCGCGGTCTGTCTGCGGGGCGGGCCGGAGGCGCGGGTGCTCGCGGGCGACGGCGCGACCGCGGTCTACCTGGCCGAGGCGGCGCGCGCCTCGATGGAGTCGGGGCAGCCGGTTGACATGAAGACCTTCGTCTCGACGGGAGCAGTGGCATGACGCTGAAGGTCGCGATCGCATCGTTCGCACACGTGCACGCGGGTTCGTACGCGCACCTGCTCGCCTCGATGCCCGGCATTGACGTACTGTCCGCCGACCCGGACGGCGCCGCGGCGCCGGACGCCGGTCCGCGGGGCGCCGAGTTCGCGGCGCAGTTCGGCATCCCGTACGTCGACTCGTACGACGAGCTGTTCGCGTGGGGCCCGGACGCGGTGGTGGTGACGTCCGAGAACGCCGGTCACCGCGCACTGGTCGAGCGGGCCGCCGCGGTCGGTGCGCACGTGCTGTGCGAGAAGCCGCTGGCCACCGAGGTCGCGGACGGCGAAGCGATGCTCGCCGCCTGCGAGGCGGCCGGGACGATCCTGATGATCGCGTACCCGGTGCGGTTCGCTCCGGAGTACGCGCAGTTGCGGGCCAACGTCGAGGCGGGCCGGCTCGGCGAGGTGTTCGCCGTACTGGGCACGAACAACGGGAAGATCCCGTACGACGCGCGGCAGTGGTTCACCGACGCGAAGCTGGCCGGCGGCGGCGCGCTCGTCGACCACACCGTGCACTGCGCGGACCTCATCGACGGCTTGACCGGCGGCGCGAACGCGACCCGGGTGTACGCCGCGGCGAACCGGATCCTGCACCAGGACAAGGGCGTCGAGGTGGAGACCGGCGGTCTGGTGACGATCAACTACGACAACGGGCTGCTGGCGACGATCGACTGCTCGTGGAGCGTGCCGGACAACGGCCCGACGTGGGGCGGGGTGTCGCTGCAGGTGACCGGCACCAACGGTTCGGTGGAGATCGAGCCGTTCCTCCCGCACGTCGGCGGCACGGACCCGTCCGGCGAGGTCTACCTCCCGATCGGCGGCAACCTGGACGCGTCCCTCCTGGACACCTTCCTCGACGCCGTCCGCACCTCGGGCCCCGCCAAGCCCGGCCAGCCCCCGGCCGTCGTCCCCCAACCCGACGGCGCCGTAGGCCTCCGCACCCTGAAGATCGTCGACGCCGCCCGCCGCTCCGCGGCATCCGGCCAAGCGGTCGATCTTTAAGGTCCCGTAGTACAACCGCCTGCTCCTGTCAGGTACGGTTCCCGGGGATGTGACCGACCGGTAGGCCCCGGGAACCGTAGGGAGTGGAAGCATGGGCGAGTTCGTCAGCCTCACCGTGAGTGAAGGGGTCGGGACGATCCGGCTGGATCGGCCGAAGATGAACGCGCTGAACGTGCAGGTGCAGGAGGAGATCCGGGCCGCCGCGCTGGAGGCGACCGCGAACGACGACGTGCGCGCCGTGGTGATCTACGGCGGCGAGCGGGTGTTCGCGGCCGGGGCGGACATCAAGGAGATGGCCGACATGTCGTACGCCGACATGGCCAAGCGCTCCGGCCCGTTGCAGTCCTCGCTGTCCGCGGTCGCCGCGATCCCGAAGCCGACTGTCGCCGCGATCACCGGGTACGCGCTCGGCGGCGGCTGCGAGCTCGCGCTCTGCGCCGACTACCGGATCGCCGCCGACGACGCCAAGCTCGGCCAGCCGGAGATCCTGC containing:
- a CDS encoding Gfo/Idh/MocA family oxidoreductase, with translation MTLKVAIASFAHVHAGSYAHLLASMPGIDVLSADPDGAAAPDAGPRGAEFAAQFGIPYVDSYDELFAWGPDAVVVTSENAGHRALVERAAAVGAHVLCEKPLATEVADGEAMLAACEAAGTILMIAYPVRFAPEYAQLRANVEAGRLGEVFAVLGTNNGKIPYDARQWFTDAKLAGGGALVDHTVHCADLIDGLTGGANATRVYAAANRILHQDKGVEVETGGLVTINYDNGLLATIDCSWSVPDNGPTWGGVSLQVTGTNGSVEIEPFLPHVGGTDPSGEVYLPIGGNLDASLLDTFLDAVRTSGPAKPGQPPAVVPQPDGAVGLRTLKIVDAARRSAASGQAVDL
- a CDS encoding transglutaminase-like domain-containing protein: MDYAIQTRFSDPGVHAGLFDALPDDVTEIAAVVRNLLIHYRAGGIEFTGERLAEIDSRWVSAILATDQKRNGTALAVPREPVDRVVGCCRDYTLMFVSALRHKGIPARSRIGFGNYFAEGFNHDHVVAEYWNGDRWVMIDAEMDPADPRFTFNVSDMPAGPFTSAAEVWLGYRSGELDGDLYGANPDPDAPLKLHGGWFIHNYVHYQLAHLNGDELLLWDNWGDMSDTLDNVDLDLTDRVARLLVASDNGDETATKEVNDLYRTNPALTYAGRAYVTSPAGGPFAWVDLG
- a CDS encoding Gfo/Idh/MocA family oxidoreductase, encoding MSEELAGLTVGLIGAGNISRVHAASWKAVGARVLVYSLEGAEALAEQYGLEVVQTLDGVLAEAEFVDIVTPSATHKEIALAAIKAGKNVICEKPLTLTAADSHEVIDAAAAAGVQLYPAHVVRFFPAYKAAYDAIQAGRIGEVAVARFYRQASSPAGAGWYREVARSGGVIMDLMVHDLDQARWLCGEVTTVYAVQNPPTVDGVSPVNVAAHVTLTHESGAISHCRATWGATGTTFQTGFSVAGDKGVLKFTSEGNTGYKEELQNGATAGDLLIPESSLGESPYLTQLREFAVCLRGGPEARVLAGDGATAVYLAEAARASMESGQPVDMKTFVSTGAVA
- a CDS encoding MarR family transcriptional regulator, encoding MESDELLLVLLQRATHVTLQVLATELADLRLSASELNVLANLADGQPRTVSEIGVAAGVRPTTLTGVLDRLLDKGLLARAARAGDRRAVEISLTADGAKAAERVVKAFKAVEARALGPVPVSQVKQARRVLSALAEA
- a CDS encoding enoyl-CoA hydratase-related protein, translated to MGEFVSLTVSEGVGTIRLDRPKMNALNVQVQEEIRAAALEATANDDVRAVVIYGGERVFAAGADIKEMADMSYADMAKRSGPLQSSLSAVAAIPKPTVAAITGYALGGGCELALCADYRIAADDAKLGQPEILLGIIPGAGGTQRLSRLVGPSKAKDLIYTGRFVDAAESLAIGLVDKVVPAAEVYDAAVAWAAQFSRGAAMALRAAKEAIDTGLGVDLTTGLEIERQQFAALFATEDRAIGMKSFVENGPGKAEFKGK
- a CDS encoding SGNH/GDSL hydrolase family protein, coding for MFLLRRGPVTRERTTPIGALHRAIMRWGEAERTSSRLAIQRWVDGVAYVDVQARTYAEYWTQQNTVALTADGPLWVVLGDSTAQGLGASSPLHGYVGQVLNALRRKGTPWRVLNLSRSGAQTRHVLEDQLPLLDGLTPSLVTCGIGNNDILATPPKRFRDHLRQVIDRLPSSSVVMDLTVPDRFWRVGGAVSPYVSGINQLINTTATSRGLPVAEVSKYARPPWRGMLAPDAFHPNNLGYRRHADALLAALPTTVRTT
- the glgX gene encoding glycogen debranching protein GlgX, whose product is MSPDTGLRPGAVVQTGGTTFTLWAPAAERVELALIADDGSQRNLDLTHTGEFWTGFVPGVGAGQRYGYRVHGPFDPSHGLRFNPSKLVLDPYARAIDGALDFGSPLIYDSSDGDSAGHVPVGVVVADSAPPPPISKPVHWGETVIYELHTKGFTKLHPDVPEHQRGTYAGLAHPSVIKYLTELGVTSVELLPIHHFLTEPAIAARGLPNYWGYNTLGFFAPHAPYSSSGSRGEQVAEFKAMVAAFHAEGIEVILDVVYNHTAEGGFDGPTLSFRGIDNRAYYRIGQGAAMYDVTGTGNSIDTSHPQVRRLVMDSLRYWVEEMGVDGFRFDLAVTLVRNERHEVDIPDHPFLAEVAADPVLGRVKLIAEPWDVGPFGYQVGNFGPPWSEWNGKFRDSVRDVWRNTSDGVKDLAYRLSGSSDLYGDDGRYPYASINFVTAHDGFTLRDLVSYDHKHNEANHEDNRDGTDDNRSWNCGVEGETDDRQVIALRKRQMANLMSTLILSTGVPMLTAGDECGRTQHGNNNAYCQDSEISWFDWSLPAAWSDHLELTKKLLALRAAHPALRQWHYFSGQPVVPGGRKDLSWIAPHGGEMTDADWFDGNLRTIGMFLRGDALRATDAEGNALTDSSFLLALNATPETRNVVVPDASWAPAYEVVLDTSNSMVTEVEAGATVPLAPRCLVLLRAL
- a CDS encoding MerR family transcriptional regulator, giving the protein MLTISEFGRRAGLSQKALRLYDVSGLLAPAQVDPANGYRWYDETQLERARRISVMRQLDIPLTTIAEILEGTDEEALIRLGRWWAAEEATTAARRATLGYLRDRLSRSGTTGLAPRPVLTRDVPATKIASIREDTDQQSLIGVIVTCTDEIVSYLQGAGAAATVGSWVIYHGAVTPEGEATVEVCVPFDGLVDPSGRIGIRVEPAHREAYCTITMDECAYPRIMLAYDLVQDFVRASGVPEAGPPREVYRPDCHLLPRDEPAVDIALPVLERTL